From Pseudomonas vanderleydeniana, the proteins below share one genomic window:
- a CDS encoding helix-turn-helix domain-containing protein — MKADTDIDARIGARIRTERESRGWSLTELSQRASVSRAMIHKVERGESSPTANLLGRLSGAFGLSISSLIARAEVEQGRLLRKQDQPTWTDPETGYLRRHVSPQSDLPLDLVHITLPAGKAVPMPASAYSFQRQLIWVLQGELIFTEGSVRHAMHAGDCLELGPPVACQFANESAADCIYAIALLKTA, encoded by the coding sequence ATGAAAGCAGACACCGATATCGATGCCCGCATCGGCGCGCGCATCCGCACCGAACGGGAAAGCCGCGGCTGGTCGTTGACCGAGCTGTCCCAACGCGCCAGCGTCTCGCGCGCCATGATCCACAAGGTCGAGCGCGGCGAGAGCAGCCCGACCGCCAACCTGCTCGGCCGACTCTCGGGCGCCTTCGGCCTGAGCATTTCCAGCCTGATCGCCCGCGCCGAGGTCGAACAGGGCCGCCTGCTGCGCAAGCAGGACCAACCGACCTGGACCGATCCGGAGACCGGCTACCTGCGCCGCCATGTCTCGCCACAATCCGACCTGCCGCTCGATCTGGTGCACATCACCCTGCCCGCCGGCAAGGCCGTGCCCATGCCGGCCTCGGCCTACAGCTTCCAGCGCCAGTTGATCTGGGTGCTGCAAGGCGAGCTGATCTTTACCGAAGGCAGCGTGCGCCACGCCATGCACGCGGGCGACTGCCTGGAACTGGGCCCGCCCGTGGCCTGCCAGTTCGCCAATGAATCGGCTGCCGACTGCATCTACGCCATCGCCCTGCTGAAAACTGCCTGA
- a CDS encoding L,D-transpeptidase family protein, giving the protein MFKKHACYLSLCLLVAPLVATADDLLGDPPTPLQATLAQLSTSCPGLAAQMDAATQLRLQAFYQQQGNAPLWSAEGRLAALQAQLPQLADDGLDPARYPLPRDAGTSDALCSDIQVSRQYLQALHDLRYGRLSQARFEPLWRSQPSTGEPDAELLTLAATGLQDMAQAFNQARPNAELYRNLRSAYAAQRQQPLPHWSTVDGGPLLRPGMEDARVPALARRLFAEGYLPNRPSDTEKVYGEELAEAVKHFQYRHSLQADGVIGPGTLVELNVSPALRREQLRLNLERFRWLSPDLEPEGVLVNVAAAQLSFYRDGEPLWQTRLQVGRADRQTPLLKSRITRLTLNPTWTVPPTILREDKLPAIRPDPAAYLAQQNFQVLDSEGRPLAANEVDWERPGNILLRQGAGPRNPLGKIVLRFPNPFSVYLHDTPSQPLFAKGPRAFSSGCVRVEQPLHLRDLLLSSGERTRTDDLLATGTTHEYRLTAPVPILLAYWTVQVDHDGTLLYAPDIYGRDPVLLKAMGSSS; this is encoded by the coding sequence TTGTTCAAAAAACACGCATGTTACTTGAGCCTTTGCCTGCTCGTTGCACCATTGGTCGCGACGGCCGACGACCTGCTCGGCGATCCGCCCACGCCGTTGCAGGCGACACTGGCCCAATTGTCGACGAGCTGCCCGGGCCTGGCGGCGCAGATGGATGCGGCCACGCAACTGCGCTTGCAGGCCTTCTACCAGCAGCAGGGTAATGCCCCGCTGTGGTCCGCCGAAGGGCGGCTGGCGGCGTTGCAGGCCCAACTGCCGCAACTGGCCGACGACGGACTGGACCCGGCGCGTTATCCGTTGCCCCGGGATGCCGGTACCAGTGATGCGCTGTGCAGCGATATCCAGGTCAGCCGGCAGTACCTGCAGGCCCTGCACGACCTGCGTTACGGGCGTCTGTCGCAGGCGCGTTTCGAGCCGTTGTGGCGCTCCCAGCCGTCGACCGGCGAACCTGACGCCGAGCTGCTGACGCTGGCCGCGACCGGCTTGCAGGACATGGCCCAGGCTTTCAATCAGGCCCGGCCCAACGCCGAGCTGTACCGCAACCTGCGTAGCGCCTATGCGGCGCAGCGCCAGCAACCGCTGCCACACTGGTCGACCGTCGATGGCGGCCCGCTGTTGCGCCCCGGCATGGAGGATGCCCGGGTGCCGGCGCTGGCCCGGCGGCTGTTCGCCGAAGGCTATCTGCCGAACCGGCCCTCCGATACGGAAAAGGTCTACGGCGAAGAGCTGGCCGAGGCGGTCAAGCATTTTCAGTACCGGCATTCGCTGCAGGCCGATGGCGTGATCGGCCCGGGCACCCTGGTCGAGTTGAACGTCAGCCCGGCGCTGCGCCGCGAGCAGTTGCGCCTCAACCTCGAGCGTTTCCGCTGGCTGTCGCCGGATCTGGAGCCCGAGGGCGTATTGGTGAACGTCGCGGCGGCCCAGTTGAGCTTCTATCGTGACGGCGAACCGTTGTGGCAGACCCGCCTGCAGGTCGGTCGCGCCGATCGGCAGACGCCGCTGCTCAAGTCGCGCATCACCCGCCTGACCCTCAACCCGACCTGGACCGTGCCACCGACCATCCTGCGTGAGGACAAGCTGCCGGCCATCCGCCCGGACCCCGCGGCCTACCTTGCCCAGCAGAACTTCCAGGTGCTCGACAGCGAAGGGCGCCCGCTGGCGGCGAACGAGGTCGACTGGGAGCGGCCGGGCAACATCCTGCTGCGCCAGGGTGCCGGCCCGCGCAACCCGCTGGGCAAGATCGTCCTGCGCTTCCCCAACCCGTTCTCGGTATACCTGCACGACACCCCCAGCCAGCCGCTGTTTGCCAAGGGACCGCGGGCCTTCAGTTCAGGCTGCGTGCGGGTCGAGCAGCCGTTGCACTTGCGTGACCTGTTGCTCAGCAGCGGCGAGCGCACCCGCACCGACGACCTGCTGGCGACTGGCACCACCCATGAGTACCGGCTGACGGCGCCGGTGCCGATCCTGCTTGCGTACTGGACCGTGCAGGTCGATCACGATGGCACCTTGCTCTACGCGCCGGATATCTATGGGCGGGATCCGGTGCTGCTGAAGGCCATGGGCAGTTCCTCGTAG
- the codB gene encoding cytosine permease, whose protein sequence is MSSTGEFPLSEAPSHARKGLLSISMVLFSFTFFTGTMFAGGKLGMAFDFVDMLWVAAIGNSLLALYAAVLAFIASRSGLNTVLMGRFCFGEAGSRLSDFILGFAELGWYAWGTATVAIVLVKMLGLASGLTIPLMILFGLGFSLTAIIGYKGLDVLSRVSVPLMFVLLVISMVIATRKIGGLQGLAAVIPHEAMSFSAAVTMVFGTFASGATQATNWTRLARSGRVAVIASVISFLVGNGLMIVAGAWCAIVYQQADIVEVMMLQGLSFAAVVMLCLNLWTIQGPTIYNVSAAACHLLRSERRRSMTLAAAGVGILLAIGGMYEMLIPFLVLLGSIIPPIGGVIMADFWYRHRGQYPQLGSVQLPRYNFNGLVAYAVGALLAYSSPWVAPLVGIAASAVCYIGLVELRGRRNALQSMQGGQ, encoded by the coding sequence ATGAGTTCCACCGGCGAATTCCCCCTGAGTGAAGCCCCCTCCCATGCCCGCAAGGGACTGCTGTCCATTTCCATGGTGCTGTTCAGCTTCACCTTCTTCACCGGCACCATGTTCGCCGGCGGCAAGCTGGGCATGGCCTTCGATTTCGTCGACATGCTCTGGGTTGCGGCCATCGGCAACAGCCTGCTGGCGCTGTACGCCGCGGTGCTGGCCTTCATCGCCTCGCGCAGCGGCCTCAATACCGTGCTGATGGGGCGCTTCTGCTTCGGCGAGGCCGGCAGCCGCCTGTCCGACTTCATTCTCGGTTTTGCCGAACTGGGCTGGTACGCCTGGGGCACTGCGACCGTCGCCATCGTGCTGGTGAAAATGCTCGGCCTGGCGAGTGGCCTGACCATCCCGTTGATGATCCTGTTCGGCCTGGGCTTCAGTCTCACCGCGATCATCGGCTACAAGGGCCTGGACGTGCTGTCGCGGGTTTCGGTACCGCTGATGTTCGTGCTGCTGGTGATCTCGATGGTCATCGCCACCCGCAAGATCGGCGGCCTGCAGGGCCTGGCCGCGGTGATCCCGCATGAGGCCATGAGTTTTTCCGCCGCGGTGACCATGGTCTTCGGCACCTTCGCCAGCGGCGCCACCCAGGCCACCAACTGGACGCGACTGGCGCGCAGTGGGCGGGTCGCGGTGATCGCCAGCGTGATCAGTTTCCTGGTCGGCAACGGTCTGATGATCGTCGCCGGCGCCTGGTGTGCAATCGTCTATCAGCAGGCCGACATCGTCGAGGTGATGATGCTGCAGGGCCTGTCCTTCGCCGCCGTGGTCATGCTCTGCTTGAACTTGTGGACCATTCAGGGCCCGACCATCTACAACGTCTCGGCCGCGGCCTGCCACCTGCTGCGCAGCGAACGTCGGCGCAGCATGACCCTGGCCGCCGCCGGCGTCGGCATCCTGCTGGCGATTGGCGGCATGTATGAAATGCTCATTCCGTTCCTGGTGCTGCTCGGCTCGATCATCCCGCCGATCGGCGGCGTGATCATGGCCGACTTCTGGTACCGCCATCGCGGCCAGTACCCGCAGTTGGGCAGCGTCCAGCTGCCGCGCTACAACTTCAACGGCCTCGTCGCCTATGCCGTGGGCGCCCTGCTGGCCTACAGCTCGCCCTGGGTCGCGCCGCTGGTGGGTATCGCCGCCTCCGCGGTCTGCTACATCGGCCTGGTCGAGCTGCGCGGCCGGCGCAATGCCCTTCAATCCATGCAGGGCGGTCAATGA
- a CDS encoding PucR family transcriptional regulator yields the protein MSLTVEEILKLPGLEELRVRAGAAHLQRSVRWPYVAENEGIAEWVMGGELVFVTGINHSREEGNLLGLVEDGVAVGIAGLVILTGEAFIQRIPPAVIERAEQLGLPLIEQPYLLKMVVVTHAIGTALAHMAQARRSRQDILGQLLTGDYPSLAIARQRAAHAQLPVEGPRRLVALRLSAVSLLFERHAPDQAEQLLQQTRQALQDHLEAWSRQQSEPLPVILQGDLFVLLLADQADLPQALAALYRSASAHVGELSLFMGLASRVEDCGHYRRALSEARQALDVAESLRPASGLCDFSELGVLRLLQGIGDRSLIDDFVRQTLGPLIDTGRKQPLTLLRTLDALLQENANTFKAASRLQIHRNTLAQRIQRIEQQSGQSLDDPLFRMNAAVALLAWRMTQTCKEPA from the coding sequence ATGAGCCTGACGGTCGAGGAAATCCTCAAGCTGCCCGGGCTTGAGGAGTTGCGCGTGCGGGCGGGTGCTGCCCACCTGCAGCGCAGCGTGCGCTGGCCCTACGTGGCCGAGAACGAAGGCATCGCCGAATGGGTGATGGGCGGTGAGCTGGTGTTCGTCACCGGCATCAACCATAGCCGCGAGGAAGGCAACCTGCTGGGCCTGGTCGAAGATGGAGTCGCCGTCGGCATCGCCGGGTTGGTGATCCTCACTGGCGAGGCGTTCATCCAGCGCATTCCCCCGGCCGTCATCGAACGGGCCGAACAACTCGGCCTGCCACTGATCGAACAGCCCTACCTGCTGAAGATGGTCGTGGTCACCCACGCCATCGGCACGGCACTGGCACACATGGCCCAGGCCCGGCGCTCACGGCAGGACATCCTCGGCCAGTTGCTGACCGGCGACTACCCGAGCCTGGCCATCGCCCGCCAGCGCGCGGCCCATGCGCAACTGCCGGTCGAGGGGCCACGGCGCCTGGTGGCGCTGCGGCTGTCGGCAGTCAGCCTGCTGTTCGAACGCCATGCGCCCGACCAGGCGGAGCAGTTGCTGCAGCAGACCCGCCAGGCGCTGCAGGATCACCTGGAAGCCTGGAGCCGCCAGCAGAGCGAGCCGCTGCCGGTGATCCTGCAAGGCGACCTGTTCGTGCTCCTGCTCGCCGACCAGGCCGACCTGCCCCAGGCCCTCGCGGCCCTGTATCGCAGCGCCAGCGCACACGTCGGCGAACTGAGCCTGTTCATGGGCCTGGCCAGCCGTGTCGAGGACTGCGGCCACTATCGCCGGGCCTTGAGCGAGGCACGCCAGGCGCTGGATGTCGCCGAGAGCCTGCGCCCGGCCAGCGGCCTGTGCGACTTCAGCGAACTGGGCGTGCTGCGCCTGCTGCAGGGCATCGGCGACCGCTCGCTGATCGACGACTTCGTCAGGCAGACCCTCGGCCCGCTGATTGATACCGGACGCAAGCAGCCGCTGACCCTGCTCAGAACCCTCGACGCCCTGCTCCAGGAAAACGCCAACACCTTCAAGGCGGCCAGCCGCCTGCAGATCCACCGCAACACGCTGGCCCAACGCATCCAGCGCATCGAACAACAAAGCGGGCAATCACTGGACGACCCGCTGTTTCGCATGAATGCCGCCGTGGCCCTGCTGGCCTGGCGCATGACTCAAACCTGTAAGGAGCCTGCATGA
- a CDS encoding DMT family transporter — MSGLILALLVAAGAAVVAQNLLMVQITSSVSTVLITLLINSAAGFVILLSLLLGRAGLAGIGEAFGALRYWSLLPGLLGSFFVFASIFGYQRLGAAATISVLVASQLLVGLAVDFIRASHLDLQGCLSSLCGAVLLVAGAYLVASRHF; from the coding sequence GTGAGCGGGCTGATCCTCGCACTGCTGGTCGCGGCCGGCGCCGCCGTGGTCGCGCAGAACCTGCTGATGGTCCAGATCACCAGCAGCGTCTCCACGGTGCTGATCACCCTGCTGATCAACTCGGCCGCCGGCTTCGTCATCCTGCTCAGCCTGCTGCTCGGTCGCGCCGGCCTGGCCGGCATCGGCGAGGCCTTCGGCGCCTTGCGCTACTGGAGCCTCTTGCCCGGATTGCTCGGATCGTTCTTCGTCTTCGCCAGCATCTTCGGCTACCAGCGCCTGGGCGCGGCGGCGACGATTTCGGTGCTGGTCGCCAGTCAACTGCTCGTCGGGCTGGCCGTCGATTTCATTCGGGCGAGCCACCTCGACCTGCAGGGCTGTCTATCCTCCCTCTGCGGAGCAGTCCTGCTGGTGGCTGGCGCCTATCTGGTGGCGTCACGGCACTTCTGA
- a CDS encoding alpha/beta fold hydrolase translates to MTQFYRSAGLERLVRERYRAVLSHWPVANQQLHLQTTFGETFVVACGDPAAPPLVLLHGSLSNAAAWMFDAANWSRHFRVYALDMIGEAGGSAAIRPALASDAHARWLGEVLQQLGIDQVALVGASLGGWLAVDFASRHPQRVRQLVLLYPSGIGRQRAFWYKALPLLLLGEWGRRRVRQSVLGPPPPGLSAEAHEVFALMELIGRSLRPRLEKIPILDDAALRRLGMPLLVVAGGQDVLLDSFETMARVAAQVPHAVTRLVAEAPHHVRGQGEVVRAFLCDEDARGNE, encoded by the coding sequence GTGACTCAGTTCTACAGGTCCGCCGGGCTCGAACGATTGGTGCGCGAGCGCTACCGTGCGGTGCTCTCGCACTGGCCGGTGGCCAACCAGCAGTTGCACTTGCAGACCACCTTCGGCGAGACCTTCGTCGTGGCTTGCGGCGATCCGGCGGCACCGCCATTGGTACTGTTGCACGGGTCGTTATCCAATGCGGCGGCGTGGATGTTCGACGCTGCCAATTGGTCCAGGCATTTTCGCGTCTATGCGTTGGACATGATCGGCGAGGCGGGCGGCAGTGCGGCGATCCGCCCGGCCCTTGCCAGCGATGCCCATGCCCGGTGGCTGGGCGAGGTGTTGCAGCAGTTGGGGATCGATCAGGTGGCATTGGTCGGGGCATCCCTGGGCGGTTGGCTGGCCGTGGATTTCGCCTCGCGTCATCCCCAACGGGTGCGTCAATTGGTGTTGCTCTATCCCTCGGGCATCGGCCGGCAGCGTGCCTTCTGGTACAAGGCGCTGCCATTGTTGTTGCTCGGAGAGTGGGGGCGTCGCCGGGTTCGGCAGAGCGTGCTGGGGCCGCCGCCACCGGGATTGTCGGCCGAGGCGCACGAGGTATTCGCGTTGATGGAACTGATCGGCCGTAGTCTCAGGCCGCGCCTGGAAAAGATACCGATCCTCGATGATGCTGCCTTGCGTCGCCTGGGCATGCCACTGCTGGTGGTGGCCGGCGGGCAGGATGTGTTGCTCGACAGCTTCGAAACCATGGCGCGGGTTGCGGCGCAGGTTCCCCATGCGGTGACTCGGCTGGTGGCCGAGGCACCGCACCATGTCAGGGGGCAGGGCGAAGTGGTGCGGGCGTTTCTGTGCGATGAGGACGCGCGCGGCAATGAGTGA
- a CDS encoding DUF2239 family protein, translated as MSDLLTKPVTAFAAHRLLSAGPLVEVALAVKAANESDTSCTVLVFDDSTGRVIDLDLRGSKADIIERLSQPPRPSAGRYRPPAEASTEASTQQSSEPKGRGRPKLGVVAREVTLLPRQWEWLAQQPGGASAVLRRLVDDARKNGGSRQQRRAAQEATYQFMLAIAGDFPDYEEATRALFADDRTALEQRIAAWPEDIRQHLLRLAFGPQDNAR; from the coding sequence ATGTCCGACCTGCTTACCAAACCCGTCACGGCCTTCGCGGCCCATCGCCTGTTGAGCGCGGGACCGCTGGTGGAAGTGGCCTTGGCCGTCAAGGCGGCCAACGAAAGCGATACCAGCTGCACGGTGCTGGTGTTCGACGACAGCACCGGCCGGGTCATCGACCTGGACCTGCGCGGCAGCAAGGCCGACATCATCGAACGCCTGTCCCAGCCACCACGGCCATCGGCCGGGCGCTACCGTCCACCGGCAGAGGCTTCGACCGAGGCCTCGACGCAACAGTCCAGTGAACCCAAGGGCCGTGGCCGACCGAAACTCGGCGTCGTGGCGCGCGAAGTCACCCTGTTGCCACGCCAGTGGGAATGGCTCGCACAGCAGCCCGGCGGCGCCTCGGCCGTGCTGCGCCGGCTGGTCGACGATGCCCGCAAGAATGGCGGTTCACGCCAGCAGCGGCGCGCCGCCCAGGAGGCCACGTACCAGTTCATGCTCGCCATCGCCGGTGACTTCCCCGACTACGAGGAAGCGACCCGGGCGCTGTTCGCCGACGACCGTACGGCCCTGGAACAGCGCATCGCCGCCTGGCCCGAGGATATCCGCCAGCATTTGCTGCGCCTGGCGTTCGGTCCCCAGGACAACGCCCGGTAA
- the codA gene encoding cytosine deaminase: protein MNIINARLRGKTGLYRIELDGERIGAIVAQPGVAQAQDTDLDAAQNLVTAPFIEPHIHLDATLTAGEPSWNMSGTLFEGIERWAERKALVTHEDTKTRARKTIDMLVDHGIQHVRTHVDVTDPTLAALKAMVEVREETRHLIDLQIVAFPQEGIESYKNGRELMTEAVALGADVVGGIPHFENTRDQGVSSVKFLMDLAERTGCLVDVHCDETDDPHSRFLEVLAEEARVREMGTRVTASHTVAMGSYDNAYCSKLFRLLKLSGINFVSCPTESIHLQGRFDTFPKRRGVTRVAELDRAGLNVCFGQDSIVDPWYPLGNGNILRVLEAGLHICHMLGYQDLTRALDLITDNSARTLNLGERYGIETGRPANLLILSAPDDYEMIRRQGQVLVSIRAGKVLLKRTPAVVERFCEQP from the coding sequence ATGAACATCATCAATGCCCGCCTGCGCGGCAAGACCGGCCTCTATCGCATCGAACTCGACGGCGAGCGCATCGGCGCCATCGTCGCCCAGCCCGGCGTCGCCCAGGCACAAGACACAGACCTGGACGCCGCACAGAACCTGGTCACCGCGCCCTTCATCGAGCCGCACATCCACCTCGACGCCACGCTGACCGCCGGCGAACCGAGCTGGAACATGAGCGGCACGCTGTTCGAAGGCATCGAGCGCTGGGCCGAGCGCAAGGCCCTGGTGACCCACGAGGACACCAAGACCCGCGCCCGCAAGACCATCGACATGCTGGTCGACCACGGCATCCAGCACGTGCGCACCCATGTCGACGTCACCGACCCGACCCTGGCCGCGCTCAAGGCCATGGTCGAGGTCCGCGAGGAAACCCGCCACCTGATCGACCTGCAGATCGTCGCCTTCCCCCAGGAAGGCATCGAGTCGTACAAGAATGGTCGTGAGTTGATGACCGAAGCGGTGGCCCTGGGCGCCGACGTGGTCGGTGGCATTCCGCACTTCGAGAACACCCGCGACCAGGGCGTGTCCTCGGTGAAGTTCCTGATGGACCTGGCCGAGCGCACCGGTTGCCTGGTCGACGTGCATTGCGACGAGACCGACGACCCGCACTCGCGCTTCCTCGAAGTGCTGGCCGAAGAGGCACGTGTACGCGAGATGGGCACCCGGGTCACCGCCAGCCACACCGTCGCGATGGGCTCCTACGACAACGCCTACTGCTCCAAGCTGTTCCGCCTGCTCAAGCTGTCCGGGATCAACTTCGTCTCCTGCCCGACCGAGAGCATCCACCTGCAGGGGCGTTTCGACACCTTTCCCAAGCGCCGCGGCGTAACGCGCGTGGCGGAACTGGATCGAGCCGGTCTGAACGTCTGCTTCGGCCAGGACTCCATCGTCGACCCGTGGTACCCGCTGGGCAATGGCAACATCCTGCGGGTGCTCGAGGCCGGCCTGCACATCTGCCACATGCTCGGCTACCAGGATCTGACCCGCGCCCTGGACCTGATCACCGACAACAGCGCCCGCACCCTGAACCTCGGCGAACGCTACGGTATCGAGACCGGCCGCCCGGCCAACCTGCTGATCCTCTCGGCGCCGGACGACTACGAGATGATCCGCCGCCAGGGCCAGGTCCTGGTGTCGATCCGCGCCGGCAAGGTGCTGCTCAAGCGCACGCCGGCGGTCGTGGAGCGCTTCTGCGAGCAGCCGTAA
- a CDS encoding helix-turn-helix domain-containing protein, translated as MAEEFYTVAQAAERLQLHAKTVLRFIREGRLPATRIGKSYRLKAGDVAVFAGSESAESLTPEPIRATCIVEVPALSSSRAERLITLLQATLLGRRGGSEPIQCQTAHDVSRSLLKIVLIAAPADAAALLSLIQTLADDCQ; from the coding sequence ATGGCTGAAGAGTTCTACACCGTTGCCCAGGCTGCCGAGCGTTTGCAGCTGCATGCCAAGACCGTCCTGCGTTTCATCCGGGAAGGGCGTCTGCCGGCGACCCGGATTGGCAAGTCCTACCGACTGAAGGCCGGGGACGTGGCTGTCTTTGCCGGCAGTGAATCGGCTGAGAGCCTGACGCCGGAGCCGATTCGGGCCACCTGCATCGTCGAAGTGCCGGCGCTGTCGTCCTCGCGGGCCGAGCGCTTGATCACGCTGTTGCAAGCCACGCTGCTGGGGCGCCGGGGCGGGTCCGAGCCGATCCAGTGCCAGACCGCCCATGATGTGTCGCGCTCATTGCTCAAGATCGTGCTGATCGCTGCGCCCGCCGACGCGGCGGCCTTGCTGAGCCTGATCCAGACGCTGGCGGATGACTGTCAGTGA
- a CDS encoding DUF1330 domain-containing protein, which yields MHNPIAACYLEPTWEAGRRFVQQGLAGEVTMLNLLRFRQVADYSANPELAPARPISGAEAFERYIDHTRPLLQQTGGELLYLGNAQAWLIGPESERWDLVMLVRQSSVEAFLGFASHAGYLEGLGHRTAALEDSRLLPMTAHRFNAVEGART from the coding sequence ATGCACAACCCCATTGCCGCCTGCTACCTCGAACCGACCTGGGAAGCCGGGCGGCGCTTCGTTCAGCAAGGCCTTGCCGGTGAAGTGACGATGCTCAACCTACTGCGCTTTCGCCAAGTCGCCGACTACAGTGCCAACCCCGAACTCGCACCGGCGCGCCCTATCAGCGGCGCCGAGGCCTTCGAGCGCTACATCGACCATACCCGACCGCTGCTGCAGCAGACTGGCGGCGAGCTGTTGTACCTGGGCAACGCTCAAGCCTGGCTGATAGGCCCCGAAAGCGAACGCTGGGATCTGGTGATGCTGGTGCGCCAGAGCAGTGTCGAGGCGTTTCTCGGCTTCGCCAGCCATGCCGGCTACCTCGAAGGCCTCGGCCACCGCACCGCGGCCCTGGAAGACTCGCGCCTGCTGCCGATGACCGCCCACCGGTTCAACGCTGTCGAAGGAGCCCGCACATGA
- a CDS encoding GNAT family N-acetyltransferase, with protein sequence MAMLIRDAIPADIAGITPIYNDAVQHSTAIWNEATVDTANRLAWLADRQQANYPVLVAVDEAGNVLGYASFGDWRAWDGYRHTVEHSVYIRADQRGNGLGSLLMQRLIEPARTLGKHVMVAGIEAQNLGSIRLHEKLGFEQAGHLRQVGAKFGQWLDLVFLQLILDDRTTPAPRS encoded by the coding sequence GTGGCCATGCTCATCCGCGACGCAATCCCTGCCGACATCGCCGGCATCACCCCGATCTACAACGACGCCGTCCAGCACTCGACCGCCATCTGGAACGAGGCGACGGTCGATACCGCCAACCGCCTGGCCTGGCTGGCCGACCGGCAACAGGCGAACTACCCGGTGCTGGTGGCGGTGGACGAAGCCGGGAACGTGCTGGGTTATGCCTCGTTCGGCGACTGGCGGGCCTGGGACGGCTATCGGCACACGGTCGAACACTCGGTCTATATCCGTGCCGACCAGCGCGGCAACGGCCTCGGCAGCCTGCTGATGCAGCGGCTGATCGAACCCGCCCGGACGCTGGGCAAGCATGTGATGGTCGCCGGTATCGAGGCGCAGAACCTCGGCTCGATCCGCCTGCATGAAAAGCTGGGATTCGAGCAGGCTGGCCACTTGCGCCAGGTCGGTGCCAAGTTCGGCCAGTGGCTGGACCTGGTGTTCCTCCAGCTCATCCTGGATGATCGCACCACCCCGGCCCCGCGCTCGTGA
- a CDS encoding DUF4180 domain-containing protein gives MSENTLIRMGSVVVLAWADSGAVLACEQDAQELIAVAWETGASLLAIPVGRLAPAFFDLRSGLAGVVLQKFVNYRLRVAIIGEIAVYTRGSEALAEFVSESNAGRSVWFLPSRADLQARLLLADQGGLSVAQDQVSWGGRY, from the coding sequence ATGAGTGAAAATACATTGATCCGGATGGGCTCCGTCGTCGTGCTGGCCTGGGCCGACAGCGGCGCGGTTTTGGCATGTGAGCAGGATGCCCAGGAGCTGATCGCTGTGGCCTGGGAGACCGGCGCCAGTCTGCTGGCCATTCCGGTCGGGCGCCTGGCCCCGGCGTTCTTCGACCTGCGCAGTGGCCTGGCCGGCGTGGTGCTGCAGAAGTTCGTCAACTACCGCCTGCGTGTGGCAATCATTGGCGAGATAGCGGTCTACACTCGCGGCAGCGAGGCCCTGGCCGAGTTCGTCAGCGAGTCCAACGCGGGCCGGAGTGTCTGGTTCCTGCCCAGTCGGGCAGATTTGCAGGCGCGTTTGCTGCTCGCTGACCAGGGCGGGCTCAGTGTGGCCCAGGATCAAGTGTCGTGGGGCGGGCGGTACTGA
- a CDS encoding alpha/beta fold hydrolase: MTTLPANGLELAYDSFGAPNDPAILLIAGLGTQMLRWTVPFCRSLAAEGFRVIRFDNRDSGGSTHFSQRGTPDLGALVATLMAGQRPQVPYSLHDMARDALGLLDALAIERAHVVGRSMGGMIAQLLASEHPGRVLSLTSIMSSTGNPALPQTAPELMAMLMHPAPDPAVDEAAYLAHSLAFARRIAGSAQPFDEAAQRELILEERRRAGGTGGLSRQIAAIAATGDLRPRLATIRAPALIIHGADDPLILPACGEDSAASIPGAELLLVEGMGHDLPPAHYPLVSAAIVRNARRA, from the coding sequence ATGACCACCCTGCCAGCCAATGGCCTGGAACTGGCCTACGACAGTTTCGGCGCCCCCAACGACCCGGCGATCCTGCTGATCGCCGGACTCGGCACCCAGATGCTCCGCTGGACCGTGCCCTTCTGCCGAAGCCTGGCGGCCGAAGGGTTCCGGGTGATCCGCTTCGACAATCGCGACAGCGGCGGCTCGACTCATTTCAGCCAGCGCGGCACGCCGGACCTCGGCGCACTGGTCGCCACGCTGATGGCCGGGCAGCGCCCACAGGTGCCCTACAGCCTGCACGACATGGCCCGGGACGCGCTCGGGCTGCTCGACGCCCTCGCCATCGAACGTGCCCACGTGGTAGGCCGCTCCATGGGCGGGATGATCGCCCAATTGCTGGCCAGCGAGCACCCCGGGCGGGTGCTGTCGCTCACCTCGATCATGTCCAGCACCGGCAACCCCGCACTGCCCCAGACCGCCCCGGAGTTGATGGCGATGCTGATGCATCCCGCCCCCGACCCGGCCGTGGACGAAGCCGCCTACCTGGCACACAGCCTGGCGTTCGCCCGGCGTATCGCCGGCAGCGCCCAGCCCTTCGATGAAGCTGCGCAGCGTGAGTTGATTCTCGAAGAAAGGCGCCGAGCCGGTGGCACCGGCGGCCTTTCGCGCCAGATAGCGGCCATTGCCGCCACCGGTGATCTGCGCCCACGCCTGGCAACCATCCGGGCGCCGGCGCTGATCATTCACGGCGCGGATGACCCATTGATCCTGCCCGCCTGTGGCGAGGACAGCGCGGCGTCGATCCCCGGTGCCGAACTCCTGCTGGTCGAAGGCATGGGCCACGACCTGCCACCGGCGCATTATCCGCTCGTCAGCGCGGCAATCGTGCGCAACGCTCGCCGGGCCTGA